The genomic region TCCACAAAAAGGATCCATGGCTCCCGGATCAGTTCAAGGGCAATGTTGAGACGCTTCCGTTGGCCACCGCTCAGAAAAGTTGTGAAGGCATCACCTACATTCAGGTCGCGTGCTTCCAGCAAATCAAAATCGATAAGCGCATCCTCGACCACATCAGCAATCTCTTCCTCGGTATAAGAATCAAAGCAGAGCTTGGCATTGTAATACAGGTTCTCGTAAACGGTAAGTTCTTTAATTAGCAGGTCATCCTGTGGCACATAACCGATAATACCTTTTACTGATTCCTTATCCTTATGAATATCATACCCGTTAATCCTTATAGAACCGTGCCTTGGCTTAAGATTGCCGTTCAGCACATTCAGAAGCGTAGATTTTCCGGAGCCACTTCCACCGATTATGCCAACAAGTCTTCCTGATTCTTCCGTAAGGTTAAATCGTTTGACACCGTTACGGCTGTTGAAATAGTTAAACTCAATGTCTTCAGCCGTAAAAATGAATTTCACTTCAGCCATGGCATGGATAAACTTTCCGCGAACCCAGCTGAAATAGATAGAACCTATTTTGGGACTCCGGATAACCGATCCGACAGACCATATGTAGGAACGCCCTGAATGAATGCGGTGACCATTCAGAACGAGTTTCATATTCCCGTAATAGCGGAAGACATAAACATCAGCGCTTGGAATATGGAGGACCAGGATCTGTCCTTCGAGCTTATCAATGCCCAGTTGCTTAATGTCAGAAGTTGTAGCGTCTTTTGGCCTGATTACAAGTAACCAGTCACGGTTTACGATATCATTGATCTCTTCAAAAGTGAAATGCTTGGCATCACGGAATTCATCATCGCTGATCTTAAGGAAAGATGCTGCTGTGCGAACAAGGCTTACCTCTAAACGTGTAAGTCTTTCACCGCTGTGAATGAAGTCGAGAAGATACACAAGAACAATGATCTTCTGTTTGTGCTCAAGCTCTTCATTGATCTGGGTGCAAAGTTCGATGATCCGGCTCTGTGCGTTTTTTTTGCGATCATCAGGGTTTGAGATTATCGGATCATTATTGAGCTGATGAAAATACTTAACCTGTTCATCAAAGAAATTGATGTATTTCTGAACTATTTCACGGCTGTATTGCTGATCGAGGTAATCCATCACAATACTTCGCTTATTATCCGATTGTCCGTTCTTTTTGATATCGGAAACAATCGCGAATAACCGCATCAATGCCCGGAGAATAGATTCATTCATAACGTATTATGCTAAAACAGCCCTGCGATAACAGGGCTGTTTGTGTAAAAAATACCGACTGTTATACTATCAGATCAGTGAATTCCTGACCTGTTTAATCGTATTTAAAATCACCGTGTAATCAGCCTGTGAAAGACCCTGGTCAACCTTGGCGAATGCAGCCTGCAAAGGCTGAAGTTTTGTTTCAAGGTCTTTAATGTCAGGATTTGAATTACGGCTTGCCAGAAGGCTCATTACTTTTTCATAGGATGCTTTTTGTTTCACAATGAGGTCAACGAGACCGGTGAAATTATAGGAGTCCTGTGAAATATTGGTAGCAATATACATCAGTTCAACCCAGGCGCCGGTAACCATATCAACAGCCAGGTCAGGATTGCTTTTTTCTTCGAGATATTTGTATGTTCCATAAATTGTATTCGTTACAATCTTGGTAAGTGAATCCTTGTTGCTGTATTTTGCTTTGTATTCTTCTGACATCAGTTTCTCATAATCATAGGAAACACCAAGCTGATCGGCAAGAGTTTTTATCGAACCAAGATAGGTCTGAACGTCCTGCTGCTGCTCGAAGGTTGCAGCATACGAAAGGTCAGCTACATAAACTCCCATATTCAGGGCTTTGCTCTTTTCAGTGATATACTTTTCAACTTTATTGGGAGCGTTGAGATTCTTTGATGTATACTTTGCTCCGATGTTATTGAGCATTTGGGTCAGTTCAAAAGGTGAAGGCAGCGGATACAGAATTTCCTGAATGTTTGTAGCCAGGGTATCCTTACTCAACGAATCAGATGCAGCCTGATTCTGATCATTTGTGGTTGTGTTCTTACATGAAACAACAACTATCAAGGCTGTTGCAATCATAAGAAATGAACAGATCCTTTTAACCTGATTTTTTGTATGCATAGTATTGATTAGTTTAATAGATTTAATCTTAGAGTTTAACACCGTGCAAATATACATATTGTTTCACACCTCAGCAAACACGGTTAAACATAAAATTAAACAGAGGGAATCATTTTAACTGAAAGCAGAACAATAAGAAACCAAAATATTAGCTTTCGAAATTGAACTTTTAGAGTAATTTAGCAGTCTTTTTTGAAAACAGAATAAATAGATGAGTGGCAACGGGAAAAGCCATGGTATAAAATTCAGCTTAGCAGGGATTATTATAACTCTTGGCATTGTTTTCGGTGATATCGGCACATCACCCCTTTATGTGATGAAAGCGGTTATCCGTGGTGTTGATCCCGGCCGGCCTGAATTTGTACTCGGCGTTCTTTCTTGTGTGATATGGACACTCACCATACAAACAACTGTAAAATACGTCCTGATCATGCTCAGGGCGGATAACAAGGGTGAAGGCGGAATTTTCTCACTATTTGCCCTTTTGCGCAAGAGCAAAAGATGGATTTACATGCTGGCTATTGCAGGGGGAAGCCTTTTGCTGGCTGACGGAGTGATTACACCTGCCATCACTGTAGTTTCATCAATTGAAGGGTTGAGAATGATCAACCCCCAAATCAGTGTTATTCCCATTGTTATCATTATTCTCACCCTGCTTTTCTCAATACAGCAGTTTGGTACCGAATACGTAGGCCGGTTTTTCGGCCCCATTATGTTTATCTGGTTTCTGATGCTGGGTGTGCTGGGTCTTCTTGAGATTCATGAAAAGATACTTGTTCTTAAAGCATTCAATCCGTATTATGCTATTAACCTGCTTATAAACTACCCGGGCGGCATATTGCTGCTTGGCGCCATTTTTCTGTGTACAACCGGTGGAGAAGCGCTGTATGCCGATCTTGGCCATTGCGGTATAAAAAACATCAGGGTTTCGTGGATATATGTGAAGATAATGCTGATTCTGAATTACCTTGGCCAGGGAGCCTGGATTCTCAGCCATGGTGAGCAAATGAAGAACATTATAAATCCTTTTTTTTCAATTATGCCTGCCTGGTTTCTGCCTATTGGTGTGCTTGTTGCCACAGCAGCCGCCATTATCGCCAGCCAGGCGCTGATTTCAGCATCCTATACTCTTATCAGCGAGGCCATTTCGCTTAACTTCTGGCCGAAAATAAAAATCAAATA from Bacteroidales bacterium harbors:
- a CDS encoding KUP/HAK/KT family potassium transporter — its product is MSGNGKSHGIKFSLAGIIITLGIVFGDIGTSPLYVMKAVIRGVDPGRPEFVLGVLSCVIWTLTIQTTVKYVLIMLRADNKGEGGIFSLFALLRKSKRWIYMLAIAGGSLLLADGVITPAITVVSSIEGLRMINPQISVIPIVIIILTLLFSIQQFGTEYVGRFFGPIMFIWFLMLGVLGLLEIHEKILVLKAFNPYYAINLLINYPGGILLLGAIFLCTTGGEALYADLGHCGIKNIRVSWIYVKIMLILNYLGQGAWILSHGEQMKNIINPFFSIMPAWFLPIGVLVATAAAIIASQALISASYTLISEAISLNFWPKIKIKYPTLQKGQMYIASINIFLWLACMAVVLIFRESDKMEAAYGLSINITMLIDTFLLIVYLSNKRTNPFLILLFFVAFVTVEGSFLYANMFKLKDGGWFPLTIGGFLAIIMLSWYNGRKIANRFLRFLPLEQYVGVIKDLRNDNSIPKTATNLVFLTKANRATDIESKIVLSILNKQPKRADHYWLIHVDITDEPRTHDYKVTHIIPGILTRVDFSLGFKVEPRINAMFRQITNEMASTGEIDLFSGYPSLRKHNILTDFKFILIERLNITEFDFKFRERILMILYLFISRNSLSDVRALGFDASLVQIEQMSLGYDTIPYHLNRKN